In a genomic window of Lonchura striata isolate bLonStr1 chromosome 4, bLonStr1.mat, whole genome shotgun sequence:
- the KLB gene encoding beta-klotho translates to MCGQRLEKIVAFWMLIFVRMVTGLAGEGRSVWKKDSHFSPVSETQMFLYDTFPKDFLWGVGTGAFQVEGSWRKDGKGSSIWDRFTRSEFRDTNSTGTSSDSYILLDKDLSALDFLGVTFYQFSVSWSRLFPTGVVAAPNEKGLQYYNTLIDSLLHRNIDPVVTLYHWDLPLMLQEKYGGWKNESMIDIFNDYATFCFQTFGDRVKYWITIHNPYLVAWHGYGTGIHAPGERGKIRTVYSVGHNLIKAHAKVWHTYKEHFEPYQKGMISIVLGSHWIEPNKLEDELDISKCQKSMERVLGWFAKPIHGDGDYPEELKNEFLFLPHFTNDEKNYIKGTADFFAFSFGPSNFKPPNTLPKMGQNLSLNLREVLNWIKLEYNSPRILIAENGWFTDSHVKTDDTTAIYIMKNFINKVLQAIKYDNIDVFGYTAWSLLDGFEWQHANNIRRGLFYVDFKSKKKERIPKSSALYYKQIIRENGFFPKDSTPHLQAQFSCEFSWGITESVLKAESAASSPQFCDPSLYLWNVTGDGLLHKVEGVKLKTRPAQCTDFVSIKKQLDLLEKMKVSHYRFALDWSLILPNGDLSVVNRQVLRYYRCVISEVLKLNVQSMVTLYYPTHTYLGLPGPLLQTGGWLNQSTAYAFQDYAALCFRELGDLVKLWITINEPNQLSNVYNRSSNDTYRAAHNLLIAHAMAWRIYDEQYRSSQYGKVSLSLHSDWAEPANPFFESHSKAAKRFLQFEIGWFANPIFKTGDYPATMREYIAFKNRKGLSYTLLPSFTSEEKQLVKGAADFYALNHFTTRFVIDEPQNGSQYEFDRDIQFLQDITCLSSPSRLAVVPWGMRKVLRWIKKTYGDIDIYITANGIDDPSLDNDELRNYYLGKYVQEVLKAYHIDKVKIKGYYAFKLTEEKSKPRFGFFTSDSRGKPSVRFYNSLISNNGFPADYSVCGPSSHEKQCSFCLFISQKKPLIFFACCLFSTLSLLLAIIFFHKRKRRKRFKAKSIKCICVSF, encoded by the exons ATGTGTGGCCAACGACTGGAGAAGATTGTTGCTTTTTGGATGTTAATTTTCGTAAGGATGGTTACTGGGCTTGCTGGAGAGGGAAGATCTGTGTGGAAAAAGGACTCCCACTTCAGCCCCGTGAGCGAAACACAGATGTTTTTATATGACACTTTCCCCAAGGATTTTCTCTGGGGGGTAGGGACAGGAGCTTTCCAGGTGGAAGGCAGCTGGAGGAAGGACGGGAAAGGCTCCTCCATCTGGGACCGCTTCACCCGATCGGAGTTCAGGGACACCAACAGCACAGGCACCTCCAGTGATAGTTATATCTTGTTGGACAAAGATTTGTCTGctctggattttttgggagttaCTTTTTACCAGTTTTCAGTTTCATGGTCAAGGCTTTTCCCCACTGGAGTGGTGGCAGCTCCCAATGAAAAAGGACTTCAATATTATAACACCCTTATCGACTCTTTACTGCACCGAAATATTGACCCCGTGGTCACACTGTACCACTGGGACCTGCCCTTGATGCTGCAAGAAAAATACGGGGGATGGAAAAATGAATCCATGATTGATATCTTCAATGACTACGCCACCTTTTGCTTCCAGACCTTTGGGGATCGTGTTAAATATTGGATTACAATCCACAATCCATATTTAGTTGCTTGGCATGGATATGGCACAGGTATTCATGCTCctggagagagagggaaaataaGAACTGTCTACTCAGTAGGACACAATTTGATCAAG GCTCATGCAAAAGTTTGGCATACCTACAAAGAACACTTTGAACCTTATCAGAAGGGGATGATATCCATAGTATTGGGATCCCACTGGATTGAGCCTAACAAATTGGAAGATGAGTTGGACATTTCTAAATGTCAGAAGTCCATGGAGAGAGTACTTGGATGGTTTGCTAAACCTATCCATGGGGATGGGGATTATCCAGAAGAACTGAAAAATGAGTTTTTGTTTCTGCCACACTTTACCAACGATGAAAAGAACTACATAAAGGGAACAGCTGActtctttgccttttcctttggTCCTAGTAACTTTAAACCTCCAAACACTCTAccaaaaatgggacaaaatttGTCACTCAATTTGAGGGAAGTACTGAACTGGATTAAACTGGAATACAATAGTCCTCGAATCTTGATTGCAGAGAATGGCTGGTTCACTGACAGCCATGTGAAAACAGATGACACCACAGCCATCTACATAATGAAAAACTTCATTAATAAGGTTTTACAAG CTATTAAATACGACAACATAGATGTGTTTGGTTACACAGCCTGGTCCCTCCTTGATGGCTTCGAATGGCAACATGCTAACAATATCAGGCGTGGATTATTTTATGTagatttcaaaagcaaaaaaaaggaaaggattcCTAAGTCATCTGCACTTTATTATAAACAAATCATACGAGAAAATGGCTTCTTCCCAAAGGATTCTACCCCACACTTGCAAGCTCAGTTCTCCTGTGAGTTCTCCTGGGGTATCACCGAGTCTGTTCTCAAG gcAGAATCAGCAGCTTCCTCACCACAGTTCTGTGATCCCAGCTTGTACCTCTGGAATGTCACAGGAGATGGGCTTCTGCACAAAGTTGAAGGGGTAAAGTTAAAAACCCGACCAGCACAGTGCACAGATTTTGTCAGTATTAAAAAGCAACTAGATCTCCTGGAAAAAATGAAAGTCAGCCATTATAGATTTGCACTTGACTGGTCACTAATTTTACCCAATGGAGATTTGTCAGTGGTCAACAGGCAAGTTCTTAGGTATTACAGATGTGTGATTAGTGAAGTCCTGAAACTCAACGTTCAATCCATGGTCACCTTGTATTATCCAACTCACACCTACCTGGGCCTGCCAGGTCCTTTGCTGCAGACAGGAGGATGGTTGAACCAATCCACTGCCTACGCTTTTCAAGACTACGCAGCTTTATGTTTTAGGGAGCTTGGTGATTTGGTTAAACTTTGGATTACAATAAATGAGCCTAACCAGCTAAGCAATGTCTACAACAGGAGCAGCAATGACACCTACCGGGCAGCACACAATTTACTAATAGCACACGCCATGGCCTGGAGAATATACGACGAGCAATACCGGTCCTCTCAGTATGGcaaagtgtccctgtccctgcattCGGACTGGGCTGAGCCTGCCAACCCCTTCTTTGAATCTCATTCAAAAGCTGCCAAGAGATTTCTTCAGTTTGAAATAGGCTGGTTTGCCAATCCCATATTTAAGACTGGGGACTATCCAGCTACTATGAGGGAATACATCgcctttaaaaacagaaaaggcCTTTCATATACTTTGTTGCCATCTTTCACAAGTGAGGAAAAACAGCTTGTCAAAGGTGCAGCTGACTTTTATGCACTGAATCATTTCACCACCAGATTTGTGATTGACGAACCTCAGAATGGAAGCCAGTATGAATTTGATCGTGACATTCAATTTCTGCAGGACATCACCTGCCTGAGCTCTCCTTCTCGTTTGGCAGTGGTGCCTTGGGGAATGCGCAAAGTTCTTAGGTGGATCAAAAAAACTTACGGTGACATTGACATTTACATCACAGCAAATGGAATAGATGACCCATCCTTAGACAATGATGAACTTCGAAATTATTACTTGGGCAAATACGTACAAGAGGTTTTAAAAG cctACCACATCGACAAAGTCAAGATTAAAGGCTACTATGCATTTAAGCTGACTGAAGAGAAATCTAAGCCTAGATTTGGATTCTTCACTTCAGATTCAAGAGGAAAGCCTTCAGTAAGATTTTACAATAGCCTGATAAGCAACAATGGCTTTCCTGCTGACTACTCAGTCTGTGGCCCCTCTAGCCACGAAAAGCAGTGTAGCTTCTGCTTGTTTATTTCTCAGAAGAAGCCGTTAATATTCTTTGCCTGCTGCCTCTTCTCTACCCTCAGTTTGCTTTtagctattattttttttcacaaaagaaaaagaagaaaacgtTTTAAGGCAAAAAGCATCAAATGCATCTGTGTCTCATTTTAA